CGCGTGGGTTACCTGACCAGGCCAGTAAATCCTACCCGGTGGCCAGAGAGATATTGGACTACCAGGCAGGACTGGTAAAAGGCACCCGCTCCAAAGGCATTTTTATTCCCGGTAACCACGACTGGGACAAGAGTAAACCCGACGGATGGCAGGTAATCCGCAACCAGCAACAATATATCGATTCCCTGCACCTGGAGAACGTGGACTTCCTGCCTAAAGACGGCTGCCCCGGTCCCATAGAAGTGAAGCTGGCAGATAATATTACCCTCATTATCATGGACAGCGAATGGTGGGTGTTCCCTTATCAGAAACCGGGAACGGAATCGTCCTGCGACTGTAAGGACAAGGAAGAAATAGTAGGCCGGCTGGCAGACATTGTTGCCAATAACCGGAACAAGCTGCTTATTTTCGCCACACACCACCCATTCCGCAGCTATGGCCCTCATGGAGGATATTATACCATCAAACAACATATTTTCCCGCTTACAGATCTGAAACCATGGCTGTATGTGCCCCTGCCGGTAATAGGCTCGATCTATCCGCTGGCACGTGGTGTGTTCGGTACACCGGAAGATATCCCTAATCCTAAGTATCAGAATATGATCAAAGGAGTGGAGGAAGCCTTTAAGCCACACGGCCCGGTAGTCTTTGTTTCCGGACATGACCATACGTTACAGCTGATAAAGGACAAGTCCAACACCTATATCGTGAGCGGCAGCGGTGCTAAAAACAACCGGGTAAAGAAAGGGGGTAAATCGTTGTATGCCACTTCAGAGAATGGTTTCAGCGCATTGGAAGTGATGTCCGACGGTACCGTTAGAGCGCAGTACTTCCTTGCGAAAGACTTGACAGCCCCGGCTTTCAGTGACACGGTATTGCGGATTCAGGATATCCGCAGCCAGGGACTGCAGTTCCGCGAGCCTTCCAATCTGCCTGCATATGTAAAAGTCGCTGCTGATACACAGTACGCACGTGTGAATAAATTTCATCGCTTCCTGTTAGGCAACAATTACCGGGAGGTATGGAACACGCCGATGAACTTCCCGGTGATAGACCTGCAAAAAGAAGGATATACCATTTTACAGCGCGGCGGTGGAAAACAAACCCACTCGCTCCGGCTGGCAGACAGCTCCGGCACGGAATACGCCATGCGCTCCCTGAAGAAATTCCCGCTGGCCGCCATCCCGGAGATGCTGCGTGAAACCATCGCCCGTGAAGTGGTGCAGGACCAGATATCAGCTTCCAATCCATACGCCCCGCTGGCTGTCAGCGTACTGGCGGAAGCCGCCGGTGTACCGCATACCCATCCTTCTTTTGTGTACCTGCCGCTGGACACCACGCTCGGCACCTACGCCAATGTATTTGGTAACGAAGTGTTTCTGCTGGAAGAAAGAGAACCGGTGACCGGCGATAAAGACAAAACCTATAGTACGCCTAAAGTACTCGATAAGATACTGGGCGATAACGATATTCATGTGGACCAGAAAGCCGTGCTCCGCGCACGTATCTTCGATACCTACATCATGGATTTTGATCGTCATGACGACCAATGGCGCTGGTACCGCGAAAAACACAAAGGACAGGAATACTACTACCCGGTGCCACGTGACCGCGACCAGGCTTTCTTCGTAAATGAAGGACTGCTGCCCCGTATGATATGTAAGCCATGGATTCTTCCCGGTATTCAGGGCTTCCGCGACCGTATCCCGGATGTGAACGGCTTCCAGTTCAGCGCCCGCTATTTTGACCGCTCCTTTATGAATGAGCTGGAGAAAAAAGACTGGGAAAAACAAACGGATAAATTCCTCCGTAAAATGACGGACAGCGTAATACAAGCCGCCGTCAATGCCTTCCCGGAGACTATCCGCAAGCAGGTGGCGCCTATGATGGTACACCGGCTTTCCGTTCGCCGTGACATCCTCAAAGACAACATGCTCAAATACTACCGCTTCCTGGCCAAAGGAGTAGACGTGCCCGCTACTCAAAAGAATGAACTGATACAGGTGGAAAAACTGGAAGGAGGCGCGGTGTCCCTGAACATGTTCAAGATCAGCAAAAAGGGCGAAGTGGAGCAGAATATCTATTCCCGTACCTTCAATCCCAAAGAAACAAAAGAGGTAAATGTATACGGGCTGGGCGGCCACGACCGCTTCGAGATCAGGGGCAATCACGGTACGCCTATACGGATACGCCTGATCGGTGGTAAGGATGCAGATACCTATGTGGACAGTTCCACTTCCGGCGGCGGAAAACGGATACGGATATACGACCAGCGTACGGGCAAAGACACGTTCCTGCTGGATGGCCATACGCAACGCCGCCTGTCCGACAACCCGGAGAATATAAGCTACAACCGCAATGCCTTTAAGTATAACAAAACCTTCCCTATGCTGGCCGCCGGTTACAACCGTGACGACGGTGTTCAGCTGGGCCTGGCTTTGCAAATGATCCGGCATTCCTTCCGTAAAGAACCTTATGCGGCCAAACATATCTTTACAGCTACCCATTCGCTGGCCACCAGGGCATGGAACTTTAAATACGATGGCGAGTTCACCGACGTAATCGGCAAGTCAGATCTCTTGCTGGCGGCAAGCGCCAAGGCGCCGAACAATACCATCAACTTCTTCGGCCTGGGCAATGAAACAGTTTTTGATAAGAGTGGCGGCAAGCGCATTACCTATTATCGCGCCCGGTTTAACCTGTATTCGCTGGAAGCATTGCTCCGCACAAGCCTGAGCAATCACTTCAGTATCTCATACGGGCCCACCCTCAACAACTATGCGTTTGATAAAGATGAAAACGATAATCGTTTCATCACCAATTTCAGTAAAAATGGATTGGACTCTGCCAGCGTATACAGCAATAAATCTTATGCAGGTCTGAAGCTGGTGGCCCAGGTAGATACCCGTAATAACAAGCTGATACCGACGAGAGGCATCCTATGGACCACCTCCTGGACAGGCAGCAAAGGTCTCAACGGCGATAGCCGGAACTACACCCGCCTGCAATCTGACCTGA
The Chitinophaga varians genome window above contains:
- a CDS encoding BamA/TamA family outer membrane protein produces the protein MINRAIILVTLAFLTCGRMFAQSPAVVKRIILIGDAGELHENGHNPVVDAVRQKYDLQQDINTVLFLGDNVYPRGLPDQASKSYPVAREILDYQAGLVKGTRSKGIFIPGNHDWDKSKPDGWQVIRNQQQYIDSLHLENVDFLPKDGCPGPIEVKLADNITLIIMDSEWWVFPYQKPGTESSCDCKDKEEIVGRLADIVANNRNKLLIFATHHPFRSYGPHGGYYTIKQHIFPLTDLKPWLYVPLPVIGSIYPLARGVFGTPEDIPNPKYQNMIKGVEEAFKPHGPVVFVSGHDHTLQLIKDKSNTYIVSGSGAKNNRVKKGGKSLYATSENGFSALEVMSDGTVRAQYFLAKDLTAPAFSDTVLRIQDIRSQGLQFREPSNLPAYVKVAADTQYARVNKFHRFLLGNNYREVWNTPMNFPVIDLQKEGYTILQRGGGKQTHSLRLADSSGTEYAMRSLKKFPLAAIPEMLRETIAREVVQDQISASNPYAPLAVSVLAEAAGVPHTHPSFVYLPLDTTLGTYANVFGNEVFLLEEREPVTGDKDKTYSTPKVLDKILGDNDIHVDQKAVLRARIFDTYIMDFDRHDDQWRWYREKHKGQEYYYPVPRDRDQAFFVNEGLLPRMICKPWILPGIQGFRDRIPDVNGFQFSARYFDRSFMNELEKKDWEKQTDKFLRKMTDSVIQAAVNAFPETIRKQVAPMMVHRLSVRRDILKDNMLKYYRFLAKGVDVPATQKNELIQVEKLEGGAVSLNMFKISKKGEVEQNIYSRTFNPKETKEVNVYGLGGHDRFEIRGNHGTPIRIRLIGGKDADTYVDSSTSGGGKRIRIYDQRTGKDTFLLDGHTQRRLSDNPENISYNRNAFKYNKTFPMLAAGYNRDDGVQLGLALQMIRHSFRKEPYAAKHIFTATHSLATRAWNFKYDGEFTDVIGKSDLLLAASAKAPNNTINFFGLGNETVFDKSGGKRITYYRARFNLYSLEALLRTSLSNHFSISYGPTLNNYAFDKDENDNRFITNFSKNGLDSASVYSNKSYAGLKLVAQVDTRNNKLIPTRGILWTTSWTGSKGLNGDSRNYTRLQSDLSLYMSFRVPANFVIVSRFGGSKIWGDYEFFQAATIGGTQNLRGFRNYRFAGGASAYNNTEVRVKLFDLKTYVLPATVGLLAFNDVGRVWKDNEHSHVWHDGYGGGVYLAPVNALIVTAVVGHSSEETIPYITLGFKF